One window from the genome of Deltaproteobacteria bacterium encodes:
- a CDS encoding YitT family protein, translated as MIQKQEIGRAYAFRRLSGIFRHVAMAKLLEICSNLMLITVGSILCAATVNGILIPFGFQSGGFVGVVLIVHHFFSGLNVAGLYFLLNIPVFLLGWRYVGKRFFLYSCAGMVIFSAAVRWIYFPIPMQEKMLAAILAGIISGAGSGLILRSLGSAGGMDILSIILLKRYSVRLGSSVLTLNIVILGFCAYFFSVDSALYTLGFLYVSTKVLNIVVYGFSQRKAVYIVSSKWQRIQEEILNTIQRGVTILEARGGFTGQEIKMLFSVVTFQELPRIKKILYAIDPQAFLVVNDTLEVMGNRIGNQPHW; from the coding sequence GTCAGGCATATTCAGGCATGTGGCCATGGCTAAACTGTTGGAAATCTGCTCAAACCTGATGCTGATTACGGTGGGCAGCATTCTGTGTGCCGCAACGGTCAACGGGATTTTGATCCCCTTCGGGTTTCAAAGCGGCGGGTTTGTCGGTGTGGTGTTGATCGTTCATCATTTTTTCTCCGGCCTGAACGTGGCCGGATTGTACTTCCTCTTGAATATACCTGTCTTTCTCCTGGGATGGCGGTACGTGGGGAAGCGGTTCTTCCTGTACAGTTGCGCGGGAATGGTCATTTTTTCAGCAGCCGTCAGGTGGATTTACTTTCCGATACCAATGCAGGAAAAAATGCTGGCCGCCATTTTGGCGGGCATCATTTCCGGCGCCGGGTCCGGGCTCATCCTGCGTTCGCTCGGGTCCGCCGGTGGAATGGATATCCTTTCGATTATTTTGTTGAAAAGATACTCCGTCCGTCTAGGTTCCAGTGTGCTTACGTTGAACATTGTCATTCTGGGATTCTGCGCTTATTTTTTTTCCGTGGACAGTGCGCTGTATACGCTCGGTTTTCTTTACGTTTCGACCAAGGTGTTGAATATCGTGGTCTATGGTTTCAGCCAACGCAAGGCCGTGTACATAGTCAGCAGCAAGTGGCAGCGTATTCAGGAGGAAATTTTGAACACCATACAGCGGGGGGTGACCATTCTGGAAGCAAGGGGCGGATTCACCGGGCAGGAAATTAAAATGCTGTTTTCCGTTGTCACCTTTCAGGAGCTTCCCAGAATCAAGAAAATCCTTTACGCTATCGACCCGCAAGCATTCCTGGTTGTCAACGACACCCTGGAGGTGATGGGAAACAGAATCGGCAACCAGCCCCACTGGTAA